Within the Pseudomonas fulva genome, the region GGGCTCCATCGTCCATCAGCTGATGGGCGGCCTGCGTGCCTCCATGGGGTACACCGGTTGCGCGACCATCGACGAGATGCGTACCAAGCCCGAGTTCGTGCGCATCACCGGTGCCGGCATGGCCGAATCCCACGTCCACGACGTGCAGATCACCAAAGAGGCCCCGAACTACCGGGTAGGCTGAAAATCGATTTTTGCACTGTATGAAGAACGGGGCTGTATCGACAGCCCCGCGTTGTTTCTGCTTCCACTGACGAGAACAGAGTCATGGCCCTCGACATTCACGCTCACCGTATCCTGATCCTCGATTTCGGTTCCCAGTACACCCAGCTGATCGCCCGCCGCGTGCGCGAGATCGGCGTGTTCTGCGAACTGCATCCCTGGGACATGTCCGACGAGGACATCCGGGCCTTCGCCCCACGTGGCATCATCCTGGCCGGCGGCCCCGAGTCGGTTCACGAAGCCAACAGCCCGCGCGCGCGTCAGGCCGTATTCGACCTCGGCGTACCGCTGCTGGGCATCTGCTACGGCATGCAGACCATGGCCGAGCAACTGGGCGGCAAGGTCGAAGGTTCCGACCTGCGCGAATTCGGCTACGCCCGGGTCGACGTGGTCGGCAAGAGCAAGCTGCTCGACGGCATCGAAGACCATGTCGACGCCGACGGCGTGCTGGGCCTGGACGTGTGGATGAGCCACGGCGACAAGGTCACCCAGCTGCCGGGCCAGTTCAACGTGCTGGCCAGCACCCCGAGCTGCCCGATCGCCGGCATGTTCGACGATGCCCGCGGCTACTACGGCGTGCAGTTCCACCCCGAAGTGACCCACACCAAGCAGGGTGGTCGCATCCTCACCCGCTTCGTGCAGGACATCTGCGGTTGCGAAGCGCTGTGGACGCCGTCCAACATCGTCGAAGACGCCATCGCCCAGGTGCGTGAGCAGGTCGGCGATGCCAACGTGCTGCTGGGCCTGTCCGGCGGCGTCGACAGCTCGGTGGTCGCCGCGCTGCTGCACAAAGCCATCGGCGACCAGCTGACCTGCGTGTTCGTCGACAACGGCCTGCTGCGCCTGCACGAAGGCGACCAGGTGATGGCCATGTTCAAAGAGAACATGGGCGTCAAGGTGATCCGCGCCGACGCCGAGAAGCAGTTCCTCGACAACCTGGCCGGCGAAGCCGACCCGGAGAAGAAGCGCAAGATCATCGGCCGCACCTTCATCGACGTGTTCGATGCCGAGGCCAGCAAGCTGCCGAACATCCAGTTCCTCGCCCAGGGCACCATCTACCCGGACGTGATCGAGTCGGCTGGCGCCAAGAGCGGCAAGGCCCACGTGATCAAGTCGCACCACAACGTCGGTGGCCTGCCTGAGGAAATGAACCTCAAGCTGGTCGAGCCATTGCGTGAACTGTTCAAGGACGAAGTGCGCAAGATTGGCCTGGAGTTGGGCCTGCCGTACGACATGGTCTACCGCCACCCGTTCCCGGGCCCGGGCCTGGGCGTGCGCATCCTCGGTGAAGTGAAGAAGGAATACGCCGACATCCTGCGCCGCGCCGACCATATCTTCATCGAAGAACTGCGCAAGGCCGACTGGTACCACAAGACCAGCCAGGCCTTCGTGGTGTTCCAGCCGGTGCGTTCGGTGGGCGTGGTCGGTGACGGCCGTCGCTACGCCTGGGTCGTCGCCCTGCGCGCCGTGGAAACCGTGGACTTCATGACCGCACGCTGGGCGCACCTGCCTTACGAGCTGCTGGAGACCGTGAGCGGCCGGATCATCAACGAAATCGACGGCATCTCCCGCGTCACCTACGACGTGTCGAGCAAGCCGCCAGCGACCATCGAGTGGGAGTGATACCGAGTCCTTTTGGGCTTTTTGAGACGTATCGGTAGCAAGTGCTAACGTATTGATTTTTAAGTTAGTCCGTTGCTTTTGCTATCGGGCCCTATCGCCACTAAGCAACGCGGGTTGGCGGTAGCGGCGACGGTAATAAATGGACGGTTGGTTAAGACCGTTCCGTTTACTATCCAGTCAGAACCGGTCTGTGACGGTAATTCACTCCTCGGGAAAGCTTGCTTGGTGCGGCTTTCCCGGCATCAACAGGTCTCCTGACCCTTGACGGTAAACGCCGTCATGAACAGGAGTAAAAACCTCGATGCTTAGTGATACCAAACTTCGCAAGCCCAAGTCCAAGCCATACGATATGGTTGTTAGTTGTTAGGCCATGGGGCCGCACAAGGGTGTGTGAATTGATATGTATCCACTTGGGAAAGTAATTATATCATTCACTTTATGCCCGGCGCTGGTTGCATTCGCCATTGCATTCGATTTCGCTAGGGTTGAGTTATCTTCGAAAAACTCAAGTATGAGCTTGTTGGAAATAGTAAGCGGCGCACTTTGGCTCAGTATGCTGGGGTCGCTGGCTAGCTTGCTCTTCTACGGATTGCCAGCGTTGATTCTATCAATCATATACGCGTCTTGCGGGCTTTACAGATGTGCTCTTCATATCTTTATCGTAACCATGGCTGGAGGTTTTGGCGCACTGGCTTGGGGTACGGTTCTACCTATGGATATAAATGAGACGTTCAACTTTTTATCAGGTGCAATAACCTCGCTCGTTATGGCTATGTATGCGCTTCCCAAGCAAATGATCCGTCATCGTACGGGCGGTCCGTAAGGGCGTCGAGCGAGCCAGGTTTGTAAAACAAAAAGAATTGCCGTTGCTGCTGGTTTTGAAATATTAGAGGCGAGTCTTCTTTGACGCTGACAGAATAAGGTGAACTACTCGCGCGCACAGGGTAGAGGCCTGGCTCTACTGCTGCGGTACCAGCCTCTGTGATTGTTCCGATCGCAACGTACGGCTCGCGTTCTAGTGCAACAGTCTTAGGTGACCACCCCAACTCGTCCGGGAGACCTCTACGATGCACCGACCTGTTTAATGGTGATGTGCTTCTCCGACGAACGTCAGGGATGTGAACAGGCTGCGCTCCGATACTTCATTCTCGCCGCTGGCCGGTACCCTGGCTTGGGCCGCGATAATGTTCAGTCCAGCGTTGCGGATGATGATGCTAGCGCGCCCCTTAGCATCGGTTTTGACGCTGCTTGCATCGAGCATT harbors:
- the guaA gene encoding glutamine-hydrolyzing GMP synthase; protein product: MALDIHAHRILILDFGSQYTQLIARRVREIGVFCELHPWDMSDEDIRAFAPRGIILAGGPESVHEANSPRARQAVFDLGVPLLGICYGMQTMAEQLGGKVEGSDLREFGYARVDVVGKSKLLDGIEDHVDADGVLGLDVWMSHGDKVTQLPGQFNVLASTPSCPIAGMFDDARGYYGVQFHPEVTHTKQGGRILTRFVQDICGCEALWTPSNIVEDAIAQVREQVGDANVLLGLSGGVDSSVVAALLHKAIGDQLTCVFVDNGLLRLHEGDQVMAMFKENMGVKVIRADAEKQFLDNLAGEADPEKKRKIIGRTFIDVFDAEASKLPNIQFLAQGTIYPDVIESAGAKSGKAHVIKSHHNVGGLPEEMNLKLVEPLRELFKDEVRKIGLELGLPYDMVYRHPFPGPGLGVRILGEVKKEYADILRRADHIFIEELRKADWYHKTSQAFVVFQPVRSVGVVGDGRRYAWVVALRAVETVDFMTARWAHLPYELLETVSGRIINEIDGISRVTYDVSSKPPATIEWE